CTGTGTGCCGGGGCCATTGGCGTGGCCTGGTCCTCCCGCCCCCCGCCGCAGCGCCTGCTTCGCAGCCGTGGCTGCCGTGCTCTGGCTGAGTGGCGTAGCCCTGACGGCGTACCTGTTGCGCCCTTCCCTGCCACGGTCGGTCTACTGGGGACAGTGGGCGCCGGAACTGGGGCAGTTCGCCCCATGGGGGGGGGCGGTGCTCGCCGCGGCGGTCGCCGACCAGCCACTCCCGGCCGGCCGCCTCCGGAATTCGGAGGAAGTGCGGGCGCTGCTCCTACAGGACTCGGTGCTGGTCGAGGCCCGGGTGCTGGCCAGCCCCCCGACGCGCGATTTTGCCCCCATCGTCAGCATCTTCGACAGTGAGCAGCGCGAGATCTTCGTGCTGGGCCAGCGCCGGGGCGAGTTCTTCTTCCGGATGCGGACAGGGCTCAGCGCCATCGAGCTCGGGGAACTGACCGCCTTCCTCCCCGCCCCCCCGGAAATCCGCCCGGGTGATACGCTGACCGTTCGTGGCGGCGTGGTGCACGGCGCGTGGTATGTCGCGGTGGCGTCGGGCACGGCGCGCGTGGAGCGCTGGATCCCCTTCGAGGCCGGCCTGCTCTGGGCCAGCCTCATCCCCTACCACCCGGTGCTTGGCCCGCTCGCGGCGGTGTGGTCCGGGCTCTGGCTGGGCACATTGCTCTTCCCCGCCGGGTACTGGGCCGGGCGAGGCCGGATCCCGGGCCTGCTCGTCGCGGGACTCGCGGTGGGCATGCTCTGGCTGGCCGGCCACCTCGCGGGCCTCGCCCCGCCACCCGCCGCGGAGTGGGTCGGCACTGCGGTGGGCGGCCTGGCCGGGACCGGCGTCGGCCGGTGGAGCCGGGGCGATGCCCGACGGGTCGCGCCGGCCACCTTACATTAGAGCATGGCGCTTCCCTTCCGCCGGCGGATCCTGCTCGCCTTGGTGGCCCTCGGCACCGTCCCGACCGCGGTCGCGGTGATCGGCTGGGCGCTCGCGGTGCGGCCACCGGTGGGCGGCCTCGCCACCACCCGGGAAACCGTGGAATCGCTGCGCGAGACCGGTCGCGCCCTCGTCGAGACGGTGGACTCCACCCGCCTGGGCCGGGAGGAACGCCGCGCCCTGGCCGCCCACAGTCAGGCGCTCAACGAGGCGCTCTCCCGCGTGAAGCGGCAGGAGACCTATGCCACCTACTACTCCGCGGTCTACGCCGCGATCATCCTGGGCCTGGGCGCGCTGGTGCTCTACGCCTCAGTGCGGGTCGGCGGGTACCTGTCGCGCCAGCTGAGCCGGCCGATCGATGAACTGGTGGGCTGGACCGGGCGGATCCAGCGGGAGGAGCCGCTCCCGCCCGACGTGGACGAGGGAGGCGCGCCCGAGTTTGCCGCGCTCCGCGGGGCCTTCCGGGAAATGGCCGCCGGGCTGGCCGAGGCCCGGGCCCGGCAGCTCGAAGCGGAACGCCTGACCGCCTTCCGCGAGGTGGCGCGACGGGTGGCCCACGAGATGAAGAACCCCCTGACACCCATCCGCTTCGCGGTGAGCGCGCTCCGGCGGACGGCGCGGCCGGATCAGCAGGAATCCCTCGAGGTGCTCGCGACCGAGTCGGACCGGCTGGAGCAGCTGGCGCGGGAGTTCACCGAGATGGGCCGGCTGCCCGAGGGGCCGATGGCCGAGGTGGACCTGGGCGAACTCCTCGCCGAGCTGCTGCGCACGCTCATCCCCGCCGACGTGCCGGTGCAGGTGCATTGCGACCCGGCCACGCCCCGCATCACCGGCCACTACGAGCCGCTCCGGCGCGCCTTCAGCAACCTGCTCCGCAACGCGGTGGAGGCGGGGACCGGTCCGGCCGGGCTCGAGGTGAGCTGCAGCCCGCTGGGCCAGAACGGTGCGGAGGTGCGGATCGCCGACCACGGCCGGGGCGTCGCCGCCGACCTGCAGGATCGCCTGTTCGATCCCTACGTCACCGCCGGCAAGGCCGATGGTACCGGCCTCGGCCTGGCCCTCGTGCGGCAGACGGTCGAGGCGCACGGGGGCCGGGTGCGCCACGAGCCCACACCCGGCGGCGGGGCCACCTTCGTGGTCACCCTGCCCCGGCTGCGGCGGCCGGCCGCCTAGGCGCGCCTCCCCGCCGGTCCGTCTACATTTGAGCGCATGGCCCACCGCATCCTGATCATCGATGACGAGCCCAACATCCGCCGGATGCTGGCGGCCCTGCTGCGGGCCGAGGGCTTCACGGTGGAGGAAGCGGGGAGCGGCAACGCCGGCCTGCTCACCCTGGACCAGCTCGAGCCGGACGCGATCTTCCTTGACCTCCTGATGCCGCCGGGGCCGGACGGCCTCGAGACGCTCACCCAGGTCCGCGCCCGCGGCATCGACGTGCCGGTCATCATGATGAGCGGCAAGGCCCAGCTCGCCGACGCGGTGCGCGCCACGCAACTCGGCGCCTTCCAGTTCCTGGAGAAGCCGCTCAGCCCCGAGGCGGTGCTGGTCACCCTGCGCTCCGCGGTGGAACTGGGGCGCACCCGGCACCAGAACCGGGCGCTCCGGGAGGCCCTCGAGGCCCGGGAGCAGATGGTGGGCGAGAGTCCCGCGCTCGGGCAGGTGCGGCGGCTCATCGAGCAGGTGGCACCGACCGACGCCCGGGTGCTGATCACCGGGGAGTCGGGCACCGGCAAGGAGCTGGTGGCGGCCGCGATCCACCGCGCGAGCCGCCGCGCCACCGAGCCGTTCGTCACGGTCAATTGCGCCGCGATCCCGCGCGAGCTGGTCGAGTCGGAGATGTTCGGCCACGAGCGCGGCGCCTTCACCGGCGCCACGGAGCGGCGGCTGGGCCGCTTCGAGCTGGCCGACGGCGGGACCCTGTTCCTCGACGAGGTGGGCGACCTCAACCTCGAGGCACAGGCCAAGCTGCTCCGGACGCTCGAGACCGGGGTGCTGCAGCGGCTGGGCGCGGAGCAGCCCACCCTGGTGAACGTCCGGGTGCTCGCGGCCACCAACCGGCGCCTGGACCAGGCGGTGGCGGCGGGACAGTTCCGCGAGGACCTCTTCTTCCGGCTCAACATCTTCCCGATTCACCTGCCCCCGCTGCGTGAGCGCCTGGAGGACCTGCCGGCGCTGGTGCAGCACCTGGCCCGGCGGGCGCGCCCGGGCCGGCCCCAGCAGTATGCCGGCGAGGCGCTGGCGCTGCTCCGCCAGCACCACTGGCCCGGCAACATCCGGGAGCTGGCCAACGTGGTGGAGCGCCTGGCGATCATCGGCGGCGAGACCCTCGGGTCGCCCGAGGTGGCCGCGATCCTCCCGGGCGCCGGCAAACGCGCGGAGGGACCGGCCCCCCGCCACGCCGGCGAGGGGGCGCCGGTCCCCGCGACCGGGCTCCCGCTCACCGACGCGCTGGACGACTACGAGCGCTCGCTCATCGCCGGCGCGCTGGAGCAGGCGGGAGGCAACGTGGCGGAGGCGGCTCGGGTGCTGGTGACCGACCGCGCCAACCTCTACCGCCGGATGAAGCGGCTCGGGCTCACCGCCCGGGCCGAGCCGGTGGTGGAGGACCGGTGACGGCGCGCGCGGCCCGGCGGGTCCTCGGTCTGGCCGGCGTCCTCCTGCTCGCGGCGCGCGGGGCGGCGGCGCAGGACAGCGTCGTCGTGATCGACCCCGACGTGCCGGGGGCCGACTCGGGGGTCTCCGGCCTCGCCCCCGAGGTGCTGCAGGAGCTGCTCGCCACCTGGAACGACAGCGCCACCATCCGCCTGCCCGGCGGCCTCACGCTCCCGGGTGGCGCGCGCCTCGAGGGGACCGTCGCGAGCTTTCGCGGCACGCTGCGGGTGGCCGGGGAGATTCGCGGCACCCTCACGGTGATCAACGGCGACCTGGTGCTGCTGCCGGGCGGCGTGGTGCGTGGCCCCATCCTGGTGGCGGGGGGCCGGCTCACCATCGGCGCCGGCGCGCTGCACGAAGGGGAGGCGCGGGTCTACTGGGACGCGGCACCGGTGACCCGCCAATCGGACGGCACCCTCGGCGTCCGGGAACGCCGCCGGCCCATCGGCGCGCTCGCGACGGCGGAGCGGACCTTCCAGTCGGGCCGCATCGCCACCACGCTGCGGCTCACCACCACGCAGACCTACAACCGCATCGAGGGCCTGGGGATCGTCTTCGGGCCTGCGTTCGCGTGGCGCCCGGGGGCGCACACCAGCGCCACGCTGGACCTGCGCGGCATCCTGCGCACCGCCCCCGACAACTCTCCCTTCCGGCGCGACCTCGGCTGGCTGATCCGCACCGACTGGCGCTTCCACGGCGCCCGCGGCTTCGGCTTCGGGGCCCGGACCTATTCACTCATCTCGGGCATCGAGGAGCACACCCTCCCGCGCGACGAGATCGGGTGGAACGCGTTCCTGTTCCAGCGTGACAACCGCGACTACTTCGCCAGCGAGGGAGTCGGCGCCACCGCCTACGCCTACCTGCACCCGCGCCTCCGGGTGGATGGGGCCCTGCGCTATGAGAAGCAGGGCTCGGTCCGCGCCAATGATCCCTGGACCCTGTTCCGCAACAGCGACCGCTGGCGCCCCAACCCGCTGATCGACGACGGGCACTACACCATCCTGGCGCTCTCGGCCGCCTACGACAGCCGCAACGTGACCGACGCGCCGTCTTCCGGCTGGTGGCTGCGCGGCAGCGTGGAGCACGCCACGAGCGACGACGTGGCGCCCGTGGCGCTGCCGGCGGCGGTGCGACGCCCGTTGCCCACCAGCGACTACGGCTTCAACCGCTTCACCCTCGACCTGCGCCGCTACAACCGGCTCTCGCCCGAGATCCAGCTCAACGCACGGGTGTGGGCCGGCGGCTGGCTCTCCGGTGACCCGCTGCCGGTGCAGCGGCGGCTCTCCCTCGGAGGCACCGACCTGCTCCCGGGGTACCTGTTCCGGTCGCTGGACTGCGCCCCCGCCGGCTTCGACGATCCCGCGCAGGCCGCGCTGTGCGACCGCGCCCTGGTGGCGCAGGCGGAGTTCCGTCACCGGCTCCGCCTGCGCGCCGGATACACCGTCCGCGATCGCGCCCACCAGGAGCTGGACCGGTTCGTCGGCTTCGAGGATCCCGACCTGGTCATCTTCGGCGACGCCGGGTCCGCGTGGCTGGCCGGGGACGGGCCGGGCCGCGTTCCCGCCGACCGCATCCGCGCGCTCACGGAATGGAAGGCCGACGTCGGGGTGGGCCTCGATGCCGGCGGCGTGGCGGTGTACCTGGCCAAGTCGGTCACGGACGGCCAGCCGGTGCGGGTGTTCCTCCGGCTGGATCGCCGGTTCTAGGACGTGACCCGGCGGATCGCCTTCGTCCTTGGAGGGCTGGCCCTGGTGCCGGCCCTCCTCGCCACCCCCAGTGGCGTTGCCGCCCAGGATTCCACCCAGGTCACCCTGGAGGTCGGCGTCACCGGGCCGGCCCGTGACCCGATCGTCCGGACCCGCAACCTGCTCGAGGACACGCCGTGGCTCTCCGCCCTGCGGGAGGGGTTGCCGGTCCGGCTGCAGTATCGGCTCGAGACCTGGCGTTCCCGCGAGGGGTGGCTGGACGAGGTGGACCGCACCCTGGACTGGACCCTCGTGGTCCGTCACGAGCCGCTGCTCGACCAGTTCTCGGTGACCCGCCTGGGCCCGGGCAACCTCTCCACCACCCGGAGGGTCGGCACCGCGGGTGCCCTGGCCGAGGTCCTCGGCCTGACCTACCAGTTCCGGATCGGACCCAAGGTGGCTGGGCGGTACTACTACGCCGCCTCCCTCGACGTGGTCACCC
The Gemmatimonadota bacterium DNA segment above includes these coding regions:
- a CDS encoding VanZ family protein; amino-acid sequence: MALKPRSRWGLPLTLASLAIIGWFTLRPSLDDAEAAARLPWTCLYPCGDYGLRDAVLNVALFVPLGLALAAMGHPIRALLLVFLTTVSVEFAQYHWLIGRDASLRDILTNSLGGGIGVLCAGAIGVAWSSRPPPQRLLRSRGCRALAEWRSPDGVPVAPFPATVGLLGTVGAGTGAVRPMGGGGARRGGRRPATPGRPPPEFGGSAGAAPTGLGAGRGPGAGQPPDARFCPHRQHLRQ
- a CDS encoding HAMP domain-containing histidine kinase — its product is MALPFRRRILLALVALGTVPTAVAVIGWALAVRPPVGGLATTRETVESLRETGRALVETVDSTRLGREERRALAAHSQALNEALSRVKRQETYATYYSAVYAAIILGLGALVLYASVRVGGYLSRQLSRPIDELVGWTGRIQREEPLPPDVDEGGAPEFAALRGAFREMAAGLAEARARQLEAERLTAFREVARRVAHEMKNPLTPIRFAVSALRRTARPDQQESLEVLATESDRLEQLAREFTEMGRLPEGPMAEVDLGELLAELLRTLIPADVPVQVHCDPATPRITGHYEPLRRAFSNLLRNAVEAGTGPAGLEVSCSPLGQNGAEVRIADHGRGVAADLQDRLFDPYVTAGKADGTGLGLALVRQTVEAHGGRVRHEPTPGGGATFVVTLPRLRRPAA
- a CDS encoding sigma-54-dependent Fis family transcriptional regulator — its product is MAHRILIIDDEPNIRRMLAALLRAEGFTVEEAGSGNAGLLTLDQLEPDAIFLDLLMPPGPDGLETLTQVRARGIDVPVIMMSGKAQLADAVRATQLGAFQFLEKPLSPEAVLVTLRSAVELGRTRHQNRALREALEAREQMVGESPALGQVRRLIEQVAPTDARVLITGESGTGKELVAAAIHRASRRATEPFVTVNCAAIPRELVESEMFGHERGAFTGATERRLGRFELADGGTLFLDEVGDLNLEAQAKLLRTLETGVLQRLGAEQPTLVNVRVLAATNRRLDQAVAAGQFREDLFFRLNIFPIHLPPLRERLEDLPALVQHLARRARPGRPQQYAGEALALLRQHHWPGNIRELANVVERLAIIGGETLGSPEVAAILPGAGKRAEGPAPRHAGEGAPVPATGLPLTDALDDYERSLIAGALEQAGGNVAEAARVLVTDRANLYRRMKRLGLTARAEPVVEDR
- a CDS encoding BamA/TamA family outer membrane protein → MTARAARRVLGLAGVLLLAARGAAAQDSVVVIDPDVPGADSGVSGLAPEVLQELLATWNDSATIRLPGGLTLPGGARLEGTVASFRGTLRVAGEIRGTLTVINGDLVLLPGGVVRGPILVAGGRLTIGAGALHEGEARVYWDAAPVTRQSDGTLGVRERRRPIGALATAERTFQSGRIATTLRLTTTQTYNRIEGLGIVFGPAFAWRPGAHTSATLDLRGILRTAPDNSPFRRDLGWLIRTDWRFHGARGFGFGARTYSLISGIEEHTLPRDEIGWNAFLFQRDNRDYFASEGVGATAYAYLHPRLRVDGALRYEKQGSVRANDPWTLFRNSDRWRPNPLIDDGHYTILALSAAYDSRNVTDAPSSGWWLRGSVEHATSDDVAPVALPAAVRRPLPTSDYGFNRFTLDLRRYNRLSPEIQLNARVWAGGWLSGDPLPVQRRLSLGGTDLLPGYLFRSLDCAPAGFDDPAQAALCDRALVAQAEFRHRLRLRAGYTVRDRAHQELDRFVGFEDPDLVIFGDAGSAWLAGDGPGRVPADRIRALTEWKADVGVGLDAGGVAVYLAKSVTDGQPVRVFLRLDRRF